A single region of the Calditrichota bacterium genome encodes:
- a CDS encoding ABC transporter permease, with protein MIALKLALRNLLGAGLRTWLNVFVLSLSFVVIIWFQGILEGWNRQARRDTIAWEIGGGQFWHPAYDPYDPFTLDQAHGVLPPPLREGVARGELTPILVAQASIYPAGRMQSALLKGIDPQQRILKIPSALLQNEGPEIPAIIGRRMATSCRLAVGDVFTVRWRDRNGTFDAQEAKIVHIMKTDVASIDNGQLWVPLERLREMLGMPEEATLVVLDPTAPPPAGALGWEFKNQDFLLQDVEAIIRTKSAGSSVLYLVLLALALLAIFDTQVLSIFRRRKEIGTLMALGMTRKQVVGLFTVEGAMHGVLAAVVGAIYGIPLLLYFASRGLGMPKQVADSMGMAIADRIYPAYSAVLVVGTTLLVLFAVTVVSFLPTRQIAKMRPTEALRGRTS; from the coding sequence ATGATTGCCCTCAAGCTCGCGTTGCGCAACCTGCTGGGAGCGGGATTGCGCACCTGGCTCAACGTGTTTGTCCTTTCCCTCTCCTTCGTGGTGATCATCTGGTTTCAGGGCATCTTGGAAGGTTGGAACAGGCAGGCGCGCCGCGACACCATCGCCTGGGAAATCGGCGGCGGCCAGTTTTGGCATCCGGCATACGACCCCTATGACCCCTTCACGCTCGACCAGGCCCACGGCGTTCTCCCTCCGCCGCTGCGCGAGGGCGTGGCGCGGGGGGAACTGACGCCCATCCTTGTGGCGCAGGCAAGCATTTACCCGGCCGGACGAATGCAAAGCGCCCTCCTCAAGGGGATCGACCCTCAGCAGCGGATTCTCAAGATCCCCAGCGCGTTGCTGCAGAACGAGGGGCCGGAGATTCCGGCCATCATCGGCAGGCGCATGGCCACCAGTTGCCGGCTCGCCGTTGGAGATGTGTTCACGGTGCGCTGGCGGGACAGGAACGGCACGTTCGACGCCCAAGAGGCAAAGATTGTCCATATCATGAAGACTGATGTGGCCTCCATCGATAACGGGCAGCTGTGGGTGCCTCTCGAAAGGCTCAGGGAGATGCTGGGGATGCCTGAGGAAGCCACCCTCGTGGTATTGGATCCAACGGCACCTCCGCCAGCTGGGGCGCTCGGGTGGGAGTTCAAGAACCAGGATTTCTTGTTGCAGGACGTCGAGGCCATAATCCGCACCAAAAGCGCAGGCAGCTCGGTGCTCTACCTGGTGCTCCTGGCCCTGGCTCTGCTGGCTATCTTCGACACGCAGGTGCTTTCCATCTTCCGCCGGCGGAAGGAGATCGGCACCCTGATGGCCTTGGGGATGACCAGGAAGCAGGTGGTCGGCCTTTTCACGGTGGAAGGTGCAATGCACGGCGTGCTGGCGGCAGTAGTCGGGGCCATTTACGGTATCCCGCTGCTGCTCTACTTTGCCAGCAGAGGTCTGGGCATGCCGAAGCAAGTGGCGGACAGCATGGGCATGGCTATCGCCGACCGGATCTACCCGGCCTACAGCGCCGTGTTGGTTGTGGGGACCACGTTGCTGGTGCTGTTCGCGGTTACTGTGGTGAGCTTTCTGCCGACGCGGCAGATTGCCAAGATGCGGCCAACCGAAGCACTGCGAGGGCGCACGTCATGA
- a CDS encoding FtsX-like permease family protein, translating to MIRFLIKGLVRDPSRSLFPFLIVTLGVMLTVFLHGWLGGVMHDFLDTSARFSTGHVRVVTRAYAEREDQFPNDLALVDVGELLRELRQAEPELEWVARIRFATLVDVPDEEGETRAQGPAVGLAADLLSSSNELRTLNVPKALVRGEVPRSGGYVLLSEDLAQRLGLAPGDRFTLISSTMYGGMAIGNFVLAGTVRFGVGPVDRGALLMDLADARQLLDMEDAASEIFGLFRNRVYRDAQAVAVAERFNRSRQSDNDDFAPVMLTLGQQQGLGEYLDYVETFSGIMVFVFVMAMSLVLWNAGLLGGLRRHGEVGVRLAIGEDKGHVYRSMLAESVCIGIAGSVTGTLLGLAIVYVLQVKGIDMGRFFKGSSLMIPGIVRARITPATCYLGFIPGLFSTLLGTALSGIRIYKRNTAQLFKEFEG from the coding sequence ATGATCCGGTTTCTGATCAAAGGATTGGTGCGCGACCCGTCGCGCAGTCTCTTCCCCTTTCTGATCGTCACGTTGGGGGTCATGCTCACGGTGTTTCTGCACGGCTGGCTGGGCGGCGTGATGCACGACTTTCTTGACACCTCGGCGCGCTTCTCCACCGGGCATGTACGCGTGGTGACCCGCGCTTACGCCGAACGCGAGGATCAGTTCCCTAACGACCTTGCTTTAGTAGATGTCGGTGAGCTTTTGCGCGAGCTGCGCCAGGCGGAGCCCGAGTTGGAGTGGGTGGCGCGCATTCGCTTCGCCACGTTGGTAGACGTGCCCGATGAGGAGGGAGAGACCAGAGCGCAGGGGCCCGCAGTCGGTTTGGCTGCCGATCTTCTTTCGTCCAGCAATGAGCTCCGCACCCTCAACGTGCCTAAGGCGCTGGTGCGTGGTGAAGTGCCTCGCAGCGGCGGGTACGTGCTCCTGAGCGAGGACCTGGCGCAGCGCCTTGGCCTCGCTCCAGGGGACAGGTTCACGCTCATCAGCTCGACTATGTACGGCGGCATGGCGATTGGCAACTTCGTCTTGGCTGGTACAGTTCGCTTCGGCGTGGGGCCAGTGGACCGCGGCGCCCTCCTCATGGACCTTGCCGACGCCCGTCAGCTCTTGGACATGGAAGACGCCGCCAGCGAGATATTCGGCTTGTTCCGCAACAGGGTTTACCGCGACGCACAGGCAGTGGCCGTCGCCGAGCGCTTCAATCGCTCGCGACAGAGCGACAATGATGACTTTGCGCCGGTGATGCTTACCCTCGGACAGCAGCAGGGCCTGGGCGAGTACTTGGATTATGTCGAGACGTTCTCGGGCATCATGGTCTTTGTGTTCGTGATGGCCATGTCGCTGGTGTTGTGGAACGCTGGGCTCCTGGGTGGCCTGCGGCGGCATGGCGAGGTGGGCGTCCGCCTAGCCATCGGAGAAGACAAGGGCCACGTCTATCGCTCCATGCTGGCCGAGTCGGTGTGCATTGGTATCGCCGGATCGGTGACGGGCACACTCCTCGGCTTGGCGATAGTCTACGTGCTGCAGGTGAAAGGGATTGACATGGGGAGATTCTTCAAAGGCTCCTCGTTGATGATTCCGGGAATAGTGCGTGCGCGCATCACGCCTGCCACCTGTTACTTGGGCTTCATCCCAGGGCTTTTCTCTACGCTCTTGGGCACTGCCCTTTCGGGGATCCGCATCTACAAGAGAAACACGGCGCAGCTTTTCAAGGAATTCGAAGGATGA